TGCCATCGCGTACACATCGCCATCAAAATATTCGTGTTTAACGAGACTAGTGGCTTCTTTTTCTAGATATTCATCCGGAGAAATGAAAGGATAGCTTTGGTTAGCAACCATAGTTTGGGGGCGCTAGGAAAATAGGAATGCAGTTTGATTCGCCCCTTAATTGTATTGCATGAGCCAGCCGCTGATATTGCTCCATCATCGTGTTATAGATGTAAAGGCTTGCTTAACAGTTCACTGAATATTCTTAACGGTATCTCCTGTGGCTTCTCAGTCTTCACTTCACTTCAACCAAAGATTCACTCCATCATTGGGTAACCTTTTGTCTGATAGCCTCACCGTGTTTTGGGGCGATTGGCTTGATCTGCGAGTTCGCATTCTCCAAGTTGTTGCTTCCGGCTTAATTTCGCCGCTAATCTACATTTTGGCGTTTGGGTTAGGTCTGGGCAGCGCGCTCACTGTGAAGCCGCCTGTGGGTGATACCTACCTTCAGTTCATTTTGCCAGGGATGGTAGCGTTATCTTCTATGACCATTAGCTTTGGCGGTACGACGTTTTCAATCTGCGGCGAGCGGCTTTACTCTAAAACTTTTGAAGAAATTTTGCTTTTGCCTGTGAGTCCTTTAGCGCTGTTCCTTGGCAAAATGCTAGCGGGTATTGTCCGAGGGCTATTAACGTCTTCTTCGGTGCTGCTATTGGCAATATTGTTTACAGGACAATGGAATTTTCTGAACCCACTGTTTTTACTAATTCTTGTTCTCAACTGTGCAGTTTTCTCAGGATTGGGTGTCATTGTAGGACTGAATGTTAAGTCATTGGAAGGTGTAGGGATTTTGAACAATTTTTTAATTGTGCCAATGTCTTTTCTAGGCGCAACCTTTTTTGACCCTGGCACTTTACCGATCGCCCTAAAATTTATCGTCTATCTGTTGCCATTGACCTATACTAGCTTGGGTCTAAGAGCAGCGGCTTACCTACCATTTAACCAGTTTCCCTGGTATGTTTTGCCAATTTTGCTGGTCGTGGCAATGGTTCTTTGCTTCATTGGAGCCCGTCAGTTTTCTAGTCAAAAAGACTAGCCAGAATAGGCACGAGAGCGTTACTCTTGCTTGTCTATCCTTCACTATTTACCTCTTATTCCTGTATATCTATGGCTTCTGATGATTTGCGTGCCACTCGCCTTGAAAAAGTTTCTCAGCTTAAAGCGCTAGGACTCAATCCTTACGCTTATCGGTGGGATGTCACCCATCAGGCACAGGCGTTGCAAGAGCAATATTGTGAACTAGCGGATGGGGAAGAGGTTGATGTGGAAGTGGCGATCGCCGGACGCATCCTGACGCGCCGAGTATTTGGCAAACTCGCTTTTTTCACGCTGCAAGATGAGACAGGCACCATTCAGCTTTACCTCGACAAAGCCCAAATTGAAGCAGCAATGCCAGACTTACCAGATGCCTTTAGCCACCTAAAGCAACTCACCGATGCAGGTGACATTTTGGGCGTTAAGGGCAATATTAAACGCACCGAGAAGGGTGAGCTATCAGTCAAGGTGAGCCAATACAGCATCCTCACCAAATCACTGTTGCCATTGCCCGACAAGTGGCACGGTTTAACAGACGTAGAAAAACGCTATCGTCAGCGCTACGTAGACCTGATCGTGAATCCAGAGGTGCAGCAAACCTTCCGGCGACGGGCACTCATTACCGCTTCGATCCGTAGGATGCTGAACCTTAAAAACTTTATTGAAATTGAAACACCCGTCTTGCAGTCTGAGGCAGGCGGTGCAGATGCTCGTCCCTTCGTTACCTATCACAACACGCTGGAGATGGACTTGTATCTAAGAATTGCGACCGAACTACACCTGAAGCGGCTGGTAGTCGGCGGATTTGAGCGCGTGTTTGAAATGGGGCGAATTTTCCGCAATGAAGGCGTTTCGACGCGGCATAACCCTGAGTTTACTTCTATCGAAATTTATCAGGCATATGGCGACTACGAAGACATGATGACGCTGACAGAGGAAATGATTACAACTCCGGCACAAGAAGTTTTGAAGACTTTGCAGATTACTTATCAGGGTGAGGCGATCGATCTCACTCCGCCGTGGCGCAAAGTAACCATGCATGATCTGGTTAAAGAGCACACAGGGTTGGACTTTGAAGCATTTACAACCCTAGAGGAAGCAAAAGCCGCAGCAAAAGCCGCAGGAATTCATGGCACTGAAGACTGTGAGGCGATCGGCAAGCTGTTAAACGAAGCCTTTGAGCAAAGGGTAGAAGCCACCCTCATTCAGCCAACGTTCGTCACCGATTACCCAGTGGAAATTTCGCCCCTCGCTAAGCCTCACCGCAGCAAGCCTGGACTAGTGGAACGGTTTGAGCTATTTATCGTAGGGCGAGAAACTGCCAATGGTTTCTCAGAGTTAACTGACCCGATTGATCAGCGGGAGCGACTAGAGGCACAGGCAGCGCGGAAAGCTGAGGGTGACTTAGAGGCACAAGGTGTAGATGAGGACTTTTTGACAGCGCTGGAGTATGGAATGCCGCCTACAGTGGGCATGGGCATGGGCATCGATCGCCTGGTGATGCTGCTATGCGATTGTGCCAGCATTCGAGATGCGATCGCCTTTCCGCTCCTCAAGCCCGAAGTCGGGGAGGCTTAATTCGAGACTTCCGCCATCTCAATCACTCGCCCATCCAAATCCTTGACCAAAAAGTTCAAAGGCTTTTCCCGCCGAATCTTATACTTCACACGGTAAGACTGGGTCCGCATGAGCAACAGTTCCAAGCAATCGTGATCAAAGCAAACGTGGCGCTGCCGATCTTTCTGCCCCAGACTTGCCCCCGAAATAACGTGCAACTGAGTGTTTTTCTTAAGCTGATACCAAAGCCCCTCTGGATTGGTGAAGCTCGTGGTGGCAGGTCGCCCGATCGCCGCTGAAGCATACATCGGGTCAATCCCAACGGTTCCTAAGGTTTGTTCGTAGTTGTAGTAGTAGTGCAGTGGCACATCTGCCACCGTTAAGTCCAGCAGCCCTTCATAAAATCTTTTTGCCAACTCTAGGTCAGATACCATAATGGTATGGACTTTGGGAGCGCTTGTTAAAAACATCCACATTGCCCCAGCATAGGCAACCAACAGCGCCACCATGATGCCTTGAGTAGAAAGCAAGCTGTCGAGGGGAAGGAACGTTGCTAAAGTCTGAAACATAGATGAGGTAAGAGTACTAGCAATGACCATGAATGGAAATAAAGCGGCTTTGAATAAGTTTGCAACTACAGATTCAAATCACAATGAACCTAGGTAGAGGCTCTTTATAGCCCCTAGTCTACCAAGGACTTCCCAATTTCGTCTAAATCTCAACGTCTGCTTTAGTTCAGAACATTAGATAATAGAGTGAATCAAACCTGGTATTGTCTTCGGACTTGCGCCGTCTTAATCAGGAATTTTTGAACTGGAATCAAGAGGGATATCGATGGCAGGGCAATTATTATTAGTAGACGACGAACCCGGCTTACGGCAGGCAGTCCAAGCCTATCTGGAAGAAGATGGCTTTACAGTACATGTTGCCAGTAACGCGCGGGAGGGATGGGATATGTTGCAGCGCATTTCCCCCGACCTAGTCATTTCTGACATTATGATGCCGCAGGTCGATGGCTACCAATTTCTCAAGCAGCTTCGAGAAGATCCTCGGTTTGAGGCATTGCCTGTCATCTTCCTCACGGCGCGAGGCATGACGTCCGATCGCATTTCGGGTTACAACGCAGGGTGCGATGCCTATATCTCTAAGCCTTTTGACCCGGATGAATTAGTGGCGATCGTCACTAGCATTCTAGAGCGTCGAGCGGCTGCAAGTAAGGTCGCGGCGGGCGATGGCGAAGAAATCGACATTGCCGACTTAGCCAAACAAATGGCAGAGATTAAAGCCATGCTGACTCAACGCAGCGGCATTGTCCAAACGCCTTCTCCCATTAAAATAGACTTTACGCCGCGTGAACAAAGCGTTCTAGAACTGGTGGCGCAAGGGCTAATGAACAAAGAAATTGCTCGACGGCTAGAAACGAGCGTCCGCAATGTGGAGAAGTACGTAAGTCGCTTGTTTAGCAAGACGGGAACGAATAGCCGTACAGAGCTAGTGCGCTATGCATTAGAGCATGGCTTGGCGAACTAGGCTTTCCATATCATTTTCATTTACTGTTTAATCTGCCAGATTCTGATGGTTTTGCTGCCGCTGCCTGTGGCGATCGCTCCCTCTAGGCTAACCACAAAATAGTTAATCTCTTCCTCGTAGCCTGTTAGCGTTTGCTTTACTTGCCCTGTTTCCAAATCCCAAATTTTGAGAGTTTGATCCCCACCGCCACTAATTAAGGTTTTACCATCGGGTTTGAGAACGATCGCATTAATAACACCGTTCTGTTTGGTTAAGGTACGCGGTGCGGCAGCGTTGTCTAAATCCCAGATTTTAATAGTTTTGTCGGCGCTGCTGCTAATCAAGGTACTGCCATCAGGGCTAACCGCCAACGCATTGACAAAGCTAGTATGACCTTTGAAGGTGCGAACATTCTTGCCAGTGTCAACTTCCCATTGTTGGATAATGTTGTCCACACCACCACTAAAGAGCGATCGCCCATTGGGGCTAAAGACCACTCCATTCACAAAGTCTTTGTGCCCCATCAATGTCCGTATGGCAGTACCCGTTGTTAAATCCCAAAGTCTGACTGTTTTATCTGCACTTCCACTTGCCAGAATTTTACCGTCGGGGCTAATATCTAGGGCGTTGATATAGCCTTGATGCCCTTGCAGGGTCTTAAGTTCTTTTCTAGAGGCTAAATCCCAAAGTTTGATAGTAGTTTCGGAACTGCCACTCACCAAAGTTTTTCCATCAGGCGTGATGGCGATCGCATTAATATAGCCTGTGTGTCCCATTAGAGTCTGAAGAGGTTTTCCAGTCTCAAAATTCCACAGTCGAATACTACTATCGGCGCTACCACTCACTAAAGTTTTTCCATCGGGGCTAAGGGCAAGGCAATTGACGAAACTTGTGTGCCCTTTCAACTCCCTGAAACCAGAAATTTTTTCGGTACGATGATTTGAAAAAAATTGAGCATAGTAGGTTTGCTTCAGTCCGTAGCCACCAATCATCAGGATGGTCAGAGCAATCGCGCCTCCTAGCCACCAGGGTTTTCCTGCTTTTTGAATTACTTCACCTTGACGCACTGTCTCTTTATTGATCCGTCTGACAATAGTAGAAGGCGTGAGTTGTGTCGGATGGAGTTGCTCAGCCACACCGATCGCCAGTTTTGGTAGCGTATCGAGAATTTCTTGAGTATCTTGGGGGCGATCGCAGACTCGGTTAGCAACCAATCGATCAATAAAATCTGCAAACGCAGGCGATAAATTAGGCGCATATTTTCGCCAAGTTAGCTCATTGTTAAAATAATCGTACATCCCTATATCAGTTGGCTGGCTACCTGTGAGCAGATAGATTAAAGTGCAGCCCAAAGCATAAAAATCAGACTGAGGAACAGCCTGTCCTTTTTCTTGCTCTGGCGGTGTATAGCCTGCCGAACTAATGCGAGTAATACCGCCCGTTTTACCCACCTGCTCTAGATAAGTGAACGTCATTTCGCGGGCAGTGCCAAAATCAACCAGAACGATTTGTCCAGTCGATCGCAGCATAATATTCTCAGGCTTAATATCTCGATGGAAATAATTTTTTTGGTGTACTAAGTGGAGTACCTCTACCAATTGCTTCAACCAGTTCAAAGCCTGTTTCTCGCCAATGGGATTATGCCCTTGTTGTCGCATCCACTCGCGTAAGTTCAACCCATCAATTTTTTCCATCATTAAGCAATGCAGTGGATCATGGCTGCCATGAGGAAAGTATTGAAAATATCCATCCGACTCTATCGCCGGAACGCTAGGATGAGCTAACTGACTTAGAACTAATGCCTCTTGGCGAAACAAATCTACTGCTTTTGAGTTGTTTCCGTATTCTGGCTTTAAAACTTTGAGCAACTTAGGCACGCCGCGCTCAAATGCCTCGTAAACAATGCCAAAGCCACTCTTATTATTAATAAGGCGCATAACACGGTAGCGCCCTTGCAAGAGTAACTCTGAACGGCAGCTTTGGCAAAATAGCTGAACCTCGTTCTCTGGGTGCTCAGGCTGAGGACATTGGGGGTTAATACAAAGGCTCATGGGAAACTGGCTTGTAGATGCATCTAGATAAGGGCAAAGCTTACGATATCAATATACCCAGAGGGATAAATTCTACGACTTGTTCACGGGTAGCTTGTTTATCAGTCAGATTTATTGGTCAGATCAGGGAGCAACAGGCATGACAGAATTTCAGCAATCCTTAGCAGATCTCTCGAAGGCAGAGGTCTGGAATTTGCCCCTTGGCTCACAGCGTGATTGGGTTTGGAGAGGTTGGCAAGTTCGCTATACCCATCTTCGGGGCGGCAAAGACCACGCGCCGATGCTCTTGCTTCACGGGTTTGGTTCGGCTCTGACCCAATGGCAAGAAAACTTTGTGCCTCTTAGCCAATTGCGCACTGTCTATGCCTTGGATCTCCTAGGATTTGGGGGTTCGGAAAAGGCGACTGCACCTTATAAAATTAGCTTTTGGGTCGAGCAGGTTTACGAGTTTTGGCGCACTTTTATTCATCAGCCTATTGTGCTGGTAGGGCATTCTCTGGGGGCATTGGTGGCATTGGCAGCGGCGATCGCTCATCCTGAAATGGTGCAAAATTTGGTGTTGGTTACCTTGCCTGCTGCCCGACAAGAGCTATTGCCCACCCTACCTCACTGGCTCCAATCGATCGCGGGCGAAGCCGAAAGTTTCTTTGCCTCTCCTTTGTTGATAGGAGTGTTGTTTCAATTGATCAGCCGACCCAAAGTGATTCGGGCAATTTTGCGAACGATCTATGTCAACAAAGACCGGGTGACAGAAGAATTGGTAGAAAGCTTCCTGGCACCAGGGCGCGATCGTGGGGCAGCCCAAACCCTGAGCCGCCTCACCAAAGCCAGAACCCAAAACGACTTTAGCCCCCTCACTAAAGAACTGTTGCCTCAAGTTCAAGTCCCCACGCTTGTCCTTTGGGGCACCGAAGATCGAGTCATTCCCCTAACTTGGGGGAGACAACTCCCGGCTCTTAACCCACTCCTCAAGCTAGTCGAAATTCCTAATGGGGGTCACTGTGCTTATGATGAGTGCGCTGAACGGGTAAATGAGGAGATTCTGGTGTGGTTACAAGATAGTGTTTAAGAAGGGGATCTTTTTAACGGATGTTCACCCAGAGCAAAAAGCGCGCGGCGTAGATTCATTAAGCCTTGTCGATTTAGGGAGTTGCAATTAAATAACGCCCCGAATCGCCCCCTAAATCCCCCATTTTGGGGCAGGGCTGATCTACTGATGAGAGAAAATACATACTGAAAGAGTCTTCTCGTTGGAGTTTACGCTCATGAACCTCATCCAGCATCTTCAGACCGTCCGAGACTATCGCACGCAACCCGAATATCCCCTCTGGGTCATTTTGGTCTTAGTGATCATGGGCACCATGAGTGGCTCTACAGGCTATCGCCCCCTGGCTGATTTCGTTGAGCGGCATCAAAGCGACCTTTTAGATCTCATGGGTCTGCCTCAAGAGAGACTCCCGAGTTTATCGACCTTGCGACGGATCATGGTGCGAGTCGATTTTGTCTCCTTCACCGAGGCGTTTAATCAGTGGGCACAAGAGCACTGTCCACCCGCCCCCACTGAGCAAGTTGCGGTGGATGGCAAAGGCATCAAAGCCAGCTTGCAAGATTATGACCAGTCTTATCAAGACTTTGTCAGTGTCGTTTCCGCCTTCAGTGTTCAGCAGGGCGTGGTGCTAGGCTTAGAGCCAATGCGCAATGGTGAGTGTAGTGAAATCAAGACCGCTCAAGTGTTGCTAGAGAAACTGCAACTCCAGGGTGTTTGCTTCAGTCTCGATGCCCTCCATACTCAAAAAAAACAACGCAGCAGATCATTGCCAGTGGCAATGATTACTTGATTACGGTGAAAGGCAACCAGCAGACTTTGTTTAACCAGTTGCAGACTCAGTTTGAACAACTGCCACCGCTCAGTGTTGACCATCAAAGTGAACGGACGCGGGATCGAGTGACGCACCGTCGGGTCAGCGTTTTAGACCAAATTCCCGCCCTCGACCCGCAATGGATGGGCATCCAACGGATTGTTCGAGTGGAGCGAACAGGCACTCGGGCGGGCAAACCCTATGATGAGACAATGTTTTACATCAGTTCTTTGAGGTTAGATGCGGCGGGTTTTGCCCAACAGATTCGAGGGCACTGGCAAATAGAGAATCGGCTGCACTGGGTCAAAGATGTAGTGCTGAAAGAGGATGAATCGCCTCTCTGTGATGGCAATGCCTCGGTCAATTTTGGAATTGTCCGCACTTTCGGAGTCAATCTTTTTCGGCTCAATGGGTTTGATTCCATCACGAAAGGACTGCGCTTCCTTGCCCATGATGTCGGGAAGCTATTTTCCTTCTTTCAATAGATCAGCCCTGCCATTTTGGGGGACTTTGAAAGGTTCGGAAGTCCCCCAAAATGGGGGATTTAGGGGGCTGAAAAGTCAAAGCATCCCACTGGGGTTTTATCTTCACGCAACTCCCTTAGGTGCAATACCTCGATTGTCGCTCGTCCAACTGAGGTCAACCCAATCACCATCATGGAGTCAGCAGTCCAAGTAAAATGCTCTTGCCAAAGCTGTTGGCGAGGGTTAAATAAAGGAACAGTTTGCTCTGTTATGGGATCAATGCCTAGGACTTTAGCATATTTGTGATTATTACAGCCCTGACAAGACAGTACCAAATTTTCTAAAGTTGTCTTACCTCCTTCATGGCGCGGGAGAATGTGTTCGACTGAGAAGGATTGGGTTGCAAAATCCATTTGACTGCAACAGTACTCACAACATCGTCTCGCTCTAGCGATAACGACTCGGCGTTGCTCAGCCGTTACCCGATCTTCAGGCACAAGCAGGCGGACAAATATTTAAATCTTGCATAATTTCAGAGAGCGATCGCCTCCGTAACCGTCCTAGTTCTCCCAAGGATCTAATGCGATCGGCATCTAGGTGCTCTATCTCGTCTGTAAGTTGGATCAATTCTGTGAGGTCTTTATCTGACAGTTCTTCATCTGATAAGGTCAGCCTTTGTTTTTTAGCTACTAATTCGTTGAAACGACCTTGAACTTCATCAGAAATTCCTTGGTTAATTTTTACAAGTAGTTCAGATTCAGAGATCGACAAACTAGGAACCTCTCGCTGAGCACGAAGCTTTAAGACCTCGGTTACAAACGTCTCTAAGTCTTGGGAGGACATTTGTTCAACCGCTTTTAAGATCTCATCTGCTGAAACTTGAGCTTCAACTCGAATAACAGTCATAGGTTAAAAGTTGACGATGTAATCTGAATGCTTTCACGATATCGCAATCAATTCTCGAAAGTGTGAAATCAGTCTTTAAAACTCAAAACCGCAGAAAGCTCAATCCTTTCCATCACAAATTTCTGGGTAGCAAACCACGATCGCAGTCTCGCGCACACCCATCAAGCGATAGTATCGAGTACTAAGCGATTCTTAAGTCCGGGGCGCTTATCCATCCTGCGAGAGGTATTTTTTATTTATGACTGTCACCCAAGCTCCTGCTTTCTGCGAAGGAATTCAATATTTTAGTGAAACACTGCCAGGGTTCGATATCTATGGCAAAACTCCTGCCATTGCCGAAGGCAGTCAGGCGATCGCCAATTCCACTGATCCCAGCGCCGTTTATCAAACGCTGCTCTATGCCGATGCCTTACGGTATTTAACCCTACAAATCACAGCTAGCAAAGCATCGGGGCACCCTGGCGGTTTTGCCAGCCAAGCAGAGGCTTATGCAGCACTGGTAATGCTGGGGCACAAAAATATCTTGACCGAAGTAGGACACCATGCGCCGGGTTTTTACAGCGCCATGTTTTTAGACCGATCGCTAGAAGCAATGGAGATTAAGACGGTGCAGCAGGCGCGCGATCGCTTCCGTGAACAGCACGGGCTACTCGGTCACCTTTCCGGTTATATTCCCGGCATCCTTGCGCCCGCCGGGCCCCTAGGGCAAGGACAGCACTTTGCCATGGCAGCCGCACTCCTCCACCGCGATACCCTTTTCCCTTTTACACTGGGCGATGGTGGCATGGGTGAACCCTACCCCATGAGCAGCATGGCGCACTTTCACACGGCTTATCCTCAGGTTACAAATTTCTTGCCTGTCCTGGTTTGGAACGGCTTTTCCCAAGAGCATCACAGTATGGTGTCGCTGCAATCCAACGATCGCATGACGGCGTACTGGCAAGGCAACGGCTTTGAAGAAGTCATTCTGATTGATGCTAAAGAGTTTGATGACCAAAACCAATCCGGTGCATACATCGACAGCACCATCTTCTCGCTAGAACAGCGAATGGCGTTTGCACAAGCAGTGCTAACAGGTATGGATAAGGCAGCTAAATCTGCCCTGGGTGGCAAACTCACCGTTTTCATCATCAAACAACTAAAAGGCGCTGGGGTTCACGCTAGAGGAGCAAAATCACATAACCTTTATGCCCACCACACGATCGAAAACGCCGATATTATTGCCGGGTTGCAAAGCTGCGCTTTAACGGTTCCAGCGTGGGAGCTAGTCCGGACAAACTGTGAGCGATCGGGCGGTGGGTCTGCCAGTCAAGTGGCGGTGACAGAATCGGTGCTGCCATTGATAGATTTGGGAGAGTTATCGTTAGAAGAATATGCGATGGGAGAAGCGAAGGTTTCAACGACAGCGATCGGGCGGCTGGTAGGAGAAGTAGGAGGACGCGATCGCTCTTACTTAGTGACCAACGCCGATGGCAACGAAGCTTCTGGAATTGCCAACATCAATCAAGCGCTCAAAATTAATCACCCTACCGCCGATCCTCTCTATAATCAGGCTCCAGGCGGTCAGGTCTACGAGCCATTAAGCGAAGATGCCTGTGCTGGGCTGGCAGTTGGGCTAGCACTCATGGGTTCTCGATCGCTTTGGTGTTCCTACGAATCCTTTGCAGTCAACGGGCTACCCATTTGGCAAACCGTTACTCAAGCAATGGCAGAACTCCGCCGTCCCACGCCTTCTACTATGACATTGTTTACGGCAGGAGCATTGGAGCAAGGACGCAACGGCTGGACGCACCAACGTCCCGAAATCGAAGCATACTTTGCAGCAATGATGCGAAACGGCAACATATTCCCGGTCTTCCCACCCGATGCCAACAGTGCCCAAGTCTGTTACGAGTGGGGGCTAACGACTCGGAATAAAGGCATTGTCATCACGGCTAGTAAGTCACCCTTACCCATTCGGACGACGCTAGCGCAAACTCGTCAAGCGTTGCAGGATGGTGCAGTGGTGCTGAAGGAAACGCCAGGAGCCAAAACCGTTGTGTTTGCGGTAATTGGCGATATGACCCTACTACCCGTTTTTGAGGCAGCCACTCATCTCGAATCCCAAAACATTGGCGTGCGGATTGTTTCAGTCATTAGCCCCCGTCGCCTTTACCGTCCTGATGACGTGGCGTGGAGCACTTGCTCTGAGCCAGATGGCGGCTTTTTAAAGGATGATGAATTCGATGCGATGTTCGGTGGCGATGCTGTGATTGGGGTAACGGGTGGACCAAGCAATATGCTAGAGCCAATCATGCTTCGTAGCCCTGCCAAACGCGATACGCTGGCTTGGAAGCGTGGAGAAACCACGGCAAGCGCGGGCGAATTGATGGCGTTTAATGGTATTACGGCTGGAGCACTGGTGCAGCGAGCGATCGCTCTGACTCTTTAAACTTAATCTGCTGACTCATTCCTTAAAGGCGATCGTATCTGACATGGAGGCGATCGCTTTTTATATCAGCCAGAAGCAAATTAGCAACTAGTCCAAAGATGCCTAAAGAAGATTCTCTTGTGCACATTGAAGTTATCCACCCAATAATTTGAAAAGCCTTAAAGATTCTGTAAAATTTGAGACTTACGTTTAAGAGAAATTGGCTCGACCGCATAGACTGTCTATGTATTTACCGTTTAGTAGCTTCAGTACCCACGTAATAGCATTGGCTACATTTCAGACTT
The DNA window shown above is from Timaviella obliquedivisa GSE-PSE-MK23-08B and carries:
- a CDS encoding ABC transporter permease → MASQSSLHFNQRFTPSLGNLLSDSLTVFWGDWLDLRVRILQVVASGLISPLIYILAFGLGLGSALTVKPPVGDTYLQFILPGMVALSSMTISFGGTTFSICGERLYSKTFEEILLLPVSPLALFLGKMLAGIVRGLLTSSSVLLLAILFTGQWNFLNPLFLLILVLNCAVFSGLGVIVGLNVKSLEGVGILNNFLIVPMSFLGATFFDPGTLPIALKFIVYLLPLTYTSLGLRAAAYLPFNQFPWYVLPILLVVAMVLCFIGARQFSSQKD
- the lysS gene encoding lysine--tRNA ligase, which produces MASDDLRATRLEKVSQLKALGLNPYAYRWDVTHQAQALQEQYCELADGEEVDVEVAIAGRILTRRVFGKLAFFTLQDETGTIQLYLDKAQIEAAMPDLPDAFSHLKQLTDAGDILGVKGNIKRTEKGELSVKVSQYSILTKSLLPLPDKWHGLTDVEKRYRQRYVDLIVNPEVQQTFRRRALITASIRRMLNLKNFIEIETPVLQSEAGGADARPFVTYHNTLEMDLYLRIATELHLKRLVVGGFERVFEMGRIFRNEGVSTRHNPEFTSIEIYQAYGDYEDMMTLTEEMITTPAQEVLKTLQITYQGEAIDLTPPWRKVTMHDLVKEHTGLDFEAFTTLEEAKAAAKAAGIHGTEDCEAIGKLLNEAFEQRVEATLIQPTFVTDYPVEISPLAKPHRSKPGLVERFELFIVGRETANGFSELTDPIDQRERLEAQAARKAEGDLEAQGVDEDFLTALEYGMPPTVGMGMGIDRLVMLLCDCASIRDAIAFPLLKPEVGEA
- a CDS encoding VOC family protein, whose translation is MVIASTLTSSMFQTLATFLPLDSLLSTQGIMVALLVAYAGAMWMFLTSAPKVHTIMVSDLELAKRFYEGLLDLTVADVPLHYYYNYEQTLGTVGIDPMYASAAIGRPATTSFTNPEGLWYQLKKNTQLHVISGASLGQKDRQRHVCFDHDCLELLLMRTQSYRVKYKIRREKPLNFLVKDLDGRVIEMAEVSN
- a CDS encoding response regulator transcription factor, which codes for MAGQLLLVDDEPGLRQAVQAYLEEDGFTVHVASNAREGWDMLQRISPDLVISDIMMPQVDGYQFLKQLREDPRFEALPVIFLTARGMTSDRISGYNAGCDAYISKPFDPDELVAIVTSILERRAAASKVAAGDGEEIDIADLAKQMAEIKAMLTQRSGIVQTPSPIKIDFTPREQSVLELVAQGLMNKEIARRLETSVRNVEKYVSRLFSKTGTNSRTELVRYALEHGLAN
- a CDS encoding serine/threonine protein kinase, giving the protein MSLCINPQCPQPEHPENEVQLFCQSCRSELLLQGRYRVMRLINNKSGFGIVYEAFERGVPKLLKVLKPEYGNNSKAVDLFRQEALVLSQLAHPSVPAIESDGYFQYFPHGSHDPLHCLMMEKIDGLNLREWMRQQGHNPIGEKQALNWLKQLVEVLHLVHQKNYFHRDIKPENIMLRSTGQIVLVDFGTAREMTFTYLEQVGKTGGITRISSAGYTPPEQEKGQAVPQSDFYALGCTLIYLLTGSQPTDIGMYDYFNNELTWRKYAPNLSPAFADFIDRLVANRVCDRPQDTQEILDTLPKLAIGVAEQLHPTQLTPSTIVRRINKETVRQGEVIQKAGKPWWLGGAIALTILMIGGYGLKQTYYAQFFSNHRTEKISGFRELKGHTSFVNCLALSPDGKTLVSGSADSSIRLWNFETGKPLQTLMGHTGYINAIAITPDGKTLVSGSSETTIKLWDLASRKELKTLQGHQGYINALDISPDGKILASGSADKTVRLWDLTTGTAIRTLMGHKDFVNGVVFSPNGRSLFSGGVDNIIQQWEVDTGKNVRTFKGHTSFVNALAVSPDGSTLISSSADKTIKIWDLDNAAAPRTLTKQNGVINAIVLKPDGKTLISGGGDQTLKIWDLETGQVKQTLTGYEEEINYFVVSLEGAIATGSGSKTIRIWQIKQ
- a CDS encoding alpha/beta fold hydrolase, translated to MTEFQQSLADLSKAEVWNLPLGSQRDWVWRGWQVRYTHLRGGKDHAPMLLLHGFGSALTQWQENFVPLSQLRTVYALDLLGFGGSEKATAPYKISFWVEQVYEFWRTFIHQPIVLVGHSLGALVALAAAIAHPEMVQNLVLVTLPAARQELLPTLPHWLQSIAGEAESFFASPLLIGVLFQLISRPKVIRAILRTIYVNKDRVTEELVESFLAPGRDRGAAQTLSRLTKARTQNDFSPLTKELLPQVQVPTLVLWGTEDRVIPLTWGRQLPALNPLLKLVEIPNGGHCAYDECAERVNEEILVWLQDSV
- a CDS encoding ISAs1 family transposase, producing the protein MNLIQHLQTVRDYRTQPEYPLWVILVLVIMGTMSGSTGYRPLADFVERHQSDLLDLMGLPQERLPSLSTLRRIMVRVDFVSFTEAFNQWAQEHCPPAPTEQVAVDGKGIKASLQDYDQSYQDFVSVVSAFSVQQGVVLGLEPMRNGECSEIKTAQVLLEKLQLQGVCFSLDALHTQKKQRSRSLPVAMIT
- a CDS encoding ISAs1 family transposase translates to MLQSRCPPYSKKTTQQIIASGNDYLITVKGNQQTLFNQLQTQFEQLPPLSVDHQSERTRDRVTHRRVSVLDQIPALDPQWMGIQRIVRVERTGTRAGKPYDETMFYISSLRLDAAGFAQQIRGHWQIENRLHWVKDVVLKEDESPLCDGNASVNFGIVRTFGVNLFRLNGFDSITKGLRFLAHDVGKLFSFFQ
- a CDS encoding HNH endonuclease translates to MPEDRVTAEQRRVVIARARRCCEYCCSQMDFATQSFSVEHILPRHEGGKTTLENLVLSCQGCNNHKYAKVLGIDPITEQTVPLFNPRQQLWQEHFTWTADSMMVIGLTSVGRATIEVLHLRELREDKTPVGCFDFSAP
- a CDS encoding STAS/SEC14 domain-containing protein; its protein translation is MTVIRVEAQVSADEILKAVEQMSSQDLETFVTEVLKLRAQREVPSLSISESELLVKINQGISDEVQGRFNELVAKKQRLTLSDEELSDKDLTELIQLTDEIEHLDADRIRSLGELGRLRRRSLSEIMQDLNICPPACA